The Magallana gigas chromosome 6, xbMagGiga1.1, whole genome shotgun sequence genome includes the window ttacatacacAGAAGAAaccctttaaaaattttcctccTAAAAGCAATAAAAAGACTTTTGATGCAGTATCCaataattacattatttttctttaaattgatattatactACAATGTACATTGACCTTACTGATTTatattatcatttcatttaattttacttaatttaaagatttcccaaaatcattttatgtaaaTCTTCTGATATGTGTTTgttatatatactgtaaactAAGCAATCGTGAAGATTTTCCTGGTCcctctgtatttttttttgtatacagaTATCATGCCTAACATGAGCGGGCAAATGTTTAAATACAAGATCTAGTATTTACTTATACATCCTTCATATTGTATTGAAACTTGATGCCATTATTTAGCCCATAATGAAAGCTCGCTTTTTTGAGAAACGTGCCAGTCTTTTGAGAAACAGACCCATGCAGTAacgtttaacaaataaaaactaTAACCAATGATTGAATGTGTAATAAAGATACTGATatgtacaaacaaaatttacCCCTTTTAGAGTGACCAATAACGGTACCAGGACCATAGTCATCCTGATTCTCATAACGCCAGTCTCGTCCTCGTTTTACCCTTGAACCCAATGGAGGCATATGAGGGTTTTTTTCCTTAAAGGCATAATCCGTATCAATTCCGACCTCGTCTTTCTCATCAGGTGGcaaaaatgatgattttcttGAACATAACTCAAGTATGTCCTTCTAAATGTAAACAACTGATTCCcgttttaataaaatttcatatatctAGACTTGatgaaacatgtttaaaattgttttttcggGGAAAGTATCTAAAAATAATGGTTTGAAGCTTTTAATTCAACGAACATACCTGATCTTTTTCTGTAAACACTCTGTCGGGAAACGTACACACAAGGGACATCATGATTCTTTCTTTGTCATCACCATCATTCTCCACAGTAAAAGACAACATCGACGCCGTTCTCTGTGTTATAAATATgtaacaaaaaagtttaaaaagctCAATAAATATGATGAAAAGGCAATTGCTTCAATGGCCTTGACAAATGAAGGTTATTAGAACACAACTGCTTTTTGTCAGTAGATATAGAAGCATAAGTTTGCCATAAGTGAAGTTAAATCCTTGTCTCTGTAATGCTTTTAAAACAAACGGTAAAAAAGTAACAGAAGCATTTGAAGAAATGAGACTCAATGGACAGTCTGTGATCAagtgaaaattaaatatttgaacttagttaaaaaaaaccagacaCTTATCATCATGCACATAGAGttatattgtgaaattcaatAATTCATACATACAAGGGCCATTAAACCTTTTTAAAGCCAACAATCTTTAGGTTAAGGATGTTCAAAAGACTTTACGTTTTGAACGATTATGTTTATCTTTGCTAAATGAAAGAAACCTCAATAAAAGCAAAATTaggtttgaaaaaattaatcgTCTTACTATATTTTGTGAGTATTTGGCGAATTGTGCAGCATCATCTGAATGAACTATCTTTCCTCCTCGTGACTCGGCACTTATAGTTTCTAATGTTGtctaaaataaaagatttaactcactttctaaaaatcatttatattatttagGGTACTCAGTATATAATGACTACATGTTGTACCTGATTAATATAAATGTATGGTTCACTGTTCTTAAAGATGCTATCATTTTAAGGTGTCATCAAATAAAGATCTTCCATCAaaagaatgtttaaaattttgattgtcCAATTAATTGCACCTTTAATTTACACGGAAGTACATTTATATGGGCAACGCCTGTCTCATTAAGATATTGTAGTAATTTGATATTCATACAAATCTCTTGGAAGATATATGCGAAACTTTTTCTTGTTACCAGAAATTGAAGTAAGATGGGTCATTTACCGcaaatatttgtcaaaattaaaatatttattcttttcatTAAGGGACGATGACGCTTTCAAAAACTTTCAAGTGGATATTGACCGACCTTTTTATATATTATCAGTCACGTAAGTTGGGTTTATCTCACTTGCATTGTTATCAACCAATTCTTATTTAActaatttaaaatgattcaaaattgtttaatatccCTTCATTTTACATTGAACACATATGATACtgatagaatttaaaaaaaaaaacatgcacgAAAAATACGGTACAATATCAGGGTCTCTTCCCACAGGAATGCAAAATATTGGATGTGTTCTGCCGATTTTTCTCGTCAACtgcattaaaaaatttatgtcCTGTCGAAAAAATGTAATACTTTAGAACATGAAATTAAATTCTATTGTGACTTCGTTTCTATCTGTTTATATAACATGATAGGAAATGATTTCAAATCATCAAAATTGTCAGATGACTGTATATAGAATATAGTACGATGTCATTGTTTTAACATAAGTATTGTCTACCGAACTAGCTAAATCGTACAGATATTTAGTGAAAAAAGTCTACATTTCTATCAAAACATAacttcaaatttattttgatttttttttatgttaaaaaaagagtaaaaagtatatatatatatatttatatatatatatatatatatatatatatatatatatatatatatatatatatatatatatatatatatatatatatatcagttaTCTGATGTACGTTCAactgaagaaggatgtaaatccagaaagcgctagtgaacagaaactttggaactgttcattttctttttctttttttgattatttatactgtgtgatatcatctttcactctttttggattatttatatatatatatatatatgtatatatatatatatatatatatatatatatatatatatatatatatatatatatatatatatatatatatatatatatatatatatatatatgaaacacgttatattaaagtttaattttttatgatttaaagaaaaatatgtttttactgATTGAAAGAGCTCACATTAGTTTAAAAGCGAAGTTTtactaaaataaatataaatgttactCGTTCAGTGTTATTGTGGGGAGACTCTTCACCGTAACGGTCCGATTCAATAAAATTCGTAAAGTCAGTTGGTCTTCCATCcgaaataagaattattcttgGATAAACCTCATAAGCCCCCATTTTATATGTATGAcctgatttaaaacaaaacttgatGAACATTATAGATACAcactttaaaacttattttgtcataaatattACTAGTCATAGAATTTTGCAATGTttttcagcaattttttttaaatttcaaataccGGCACCATCTTTAACACATCCAATTGAAAGGAAAAATGCCGCTGTAAGAGGAGACGGCCCACCAAACTCAACGTCATCTAAACATTAACTTTGACGTTAAAAATGTTGATCTTTTTTTAAGAACTGAACTTTATTacataattttccatttttacATAATGGTACTTAAATTTGATTACGTTTTCtacgatatttttattttcctaaagttaaaatgaagatacattgcatttcaatttttaaaaaatataaccttTCGTCACGTATtggcaaatgataaaaactgcATTTACAAGTAACATATGTAATAAAACTTTATGAAAAGAACAAAACAGACCTAGAGAATGTTTTATATCATCATAATTGTTGGAATAATACCGATGAACCTTCGTTTGTAGTCCACAGACAATAACTGCGACGTTCTCATCAACGTCTGAATGCTTTGCAAACTCTGAATTTGAGAGTAAAATAATACTGTTCtatcctttttaaaattaaatgacacagataatgacaataaaaatttcattggatttttttttatcatctttataaagaaatttgaaattaccatcaATTATGGTAGAAAACGTTTTTCTCATCTGTATAAATCCTTCTATTCCCAGACTCAAAGATGTATCTAATATGAAAACATTACAAGGACCTTTTCCATGCTGATAACGCAGTTGACGGTCTGTAAACATTAACATGTACAGAAAAGCATTTCGATTTCAaaattggttttaatttcaaagtCTCAATTATTTGACAACTTGTTACTTACTTTTTTCCGCTTCGAAGGCTGCTTGAGCGCTCCAGTAGCTCTGTGCATTGTCAAGATCGTCTGccatttatatttctataaattaAGTGACATATAGATAAGAATAGGATAGAATatagaatatattttcaaacaatcGCCTTGTGGGGCATGACAAATTAGAAACACTGAAACATTTCTGGGAAAAATTGAAGAAGTGCTCACCAAGCATAAGATTCCTCCACAGTTGattattaatttctatcaaaGCTATTACCCGTCAGCCGATGGACAATGGCCAATAAATGGTGCGACAAAACAAACATCGTTGGCTTGGAAGACAAATGTAAGAAATAATTgcacataaaaaatcaaataataaacttttttttttactacaaatGCATTCTTTAAAATACCCCTTTCAAATGCCGATTTATTCAATGTTTAAGAACGTACATCTCCCGGAAGATTTAATATCAAGTAACAATTTTCACCCAGTCGTAAACATTTCTatggtcaaattttaaataatcagaCGTCAAAGTTCAATGActcaaatatacaaaaataatataaaatataccaaataaacaaaaaattacaaacttaaataatttataaaaattatttataaattttaaatatttttgtaagatttttgtttttgtaagttgtataaattgatatgaaacaaaaatatttgccTATGATGTCTGTTTGCCTGTTTGTATGATTaagcatttttttcacaatattatACTTTAGAAGGTTTAAATGcacttttatatgtatatttttaaacaaccttacattaatttgaaatactTACAATAGAAATGAAAACTAACATGAAGAAGAacaattgaattataaaaaattacttgtatatatagtaagTTTTAGTTGTCACTTTAAAATAatcgacattttttttaaaaagtaaaggtCGAAAGTGTAAGGTAAATTGTTGCCACCATCTCAAAATGGACGTCAATTTATTGTCAAAAGTAAATATCACACCTTTGTTAGACTTGTTGGTTTAAAAATTCGACCATCGATCATGCCCAGAGATCAATTAGATTttctaattaaattatttctagAAGCGGCGTTAATATATCCGAACATTCGCATTGTGTATGTCAATATGTATAACAATTGATATTTGAGTGATTTTTATGCTATTAGCGCAGATATTAATTGGCAAAAATTGAAAacgtaaaaattaaattctacaTATTTAGCTTTATGACTCGGATTCGCAAAAAATAAACGATGTACATGCAAAGACTTTCAGATTTACGATAAatcaattatattatatatacgagggttgttagaaaaatTCGCGGACAAGTTCGATTATCAGCGGACTATTCGCATGCTACCatcaaaactttttatattgAATCTTGACGTATTTTCTaacaaatatgttaaaaaattttttttattttaaatgcaccttaaaatatatacagattaattattttgataagatatgCTTCAAGGAGCATGtcagtttttaattgttttatatgcTGTACGCATTTTCCCTTATTATGAAAATGTACAGTTTAAGCGtataaaaatgaacaatatttcatattagaTCACAATAAGTTATGAAGGTCATTTTGttaaagtttcaattaaattgaataatttcTGACCGTTTTATCGCCAAATATGGACGACAAGCGCTCGAAAAATGAGTCAAAAACGTTAACGTAAATGGACACCTTGGAGCACCGGGGCGTCATTAAATTATGTGAGCACGCAGAAAAATCTCAGATGGAGACCTAAAggtttttagatttttatagGACAAAAGTTTACAATTGGAACCACAATTGGAATTGAAGGTTTGAAAATGGAAATACCGATATCTTGATCTCTTGCAGCactccgaccccccccccccctcatacAGCCCGGATCTTGCACCTATGAATTTCACTTTATATGCTTATCGGAAGTCGAAACTGCGTGGACAGAGTTTTTCGGACCTAAATGATCTCCGATATGACAAAAAAgacattatacaaaaatttgacaaataatggTGGGATATGCGTTTTATAAATGGGTTAATGGCATGAAAAGTGTGTGAACTAAAAgatgtttactttgaaaaagagtgACAGATTTAATTTGCCTTTCAGTTGTTTGACGTCTCCAGACGTCGTGGTAATATGAAATGGTGCTCCGTAAATCTAattgatgcaaaaaaaaatcgttgtatcttttgaaaacaacttcaaattcagatgattttttgcatacttattttcatatgatagtaatttaataaaacatacgtcATCCTATATAGTACACAGTAATTTTGCCGTTAATCACTTTGTCCGCGAACTTTTTTAACAACCCTCGTAAATAGACCAAGAACAGTGTAGAACTTTACATACACATCAGGCCCAGGGACCACACCGCCAACCAGATCACCTGATCACTCTATTTAAAGCAGCTAACTATTATCAAATTtgctatataaaataaaaaacaaatacctAAGCCAGTGTTGTTTCAGTGGATAATATGTCATCTATTAAGAATCAGGAGGCTTTCATACgcaactagaggtactgtgagcaagctaaaaaaataataccCCCTGCTaagaaaatatatcaagaaGCCCATGGGTCACATCGGTCACCTAAGCAAGAATGGACATGGTAAACTGATAATGAgcgatttttttcacaaattagattGTATTACGTAAATAACACATTGCTGAATGTAAAAAATCTAAGTATTTTGGTGCGATTTATTGAGAATGGAACAAAGGAATACTGGGAGAGATGTAAGTTTAATCAATAATTCGCTAAAAGGTACtgttaaccaacttttattcgcgtgccagaaattttcgcgaggttCGCAAGAGCCtcgtcgtcgcgaatatttctcacCGCGAACCAGTCTTCACCGTAtggttgttataacaaaatacgggtctggataaggcttggtcacGAACATTAGTCGTTGCGAACCAGTTTATTGGAtgtaaatcgcgaaataaagtcgccgcaaataaatgttggtttacagtatgtaAATTTCCTTTTAGGCTTTCCTCAGtcgtttatatgatataaaaatctgACTAAAACAACACcaccccgtatatattgaacttcaaAGTGTGTGTTTTGATGCAACATACCGTTTTCCATGCTAACTGATTAAAATTTCGGAAATTTTTTTGAAGAACCGGATGAATAACTACTTAATTAAGGAGAATATAAAATTCTAGCAGTAGTTTGGATAAtactgagatgttttgctttcatttgatatgtttattgttttctgAAAACCGCAGGGTAGTGTTATTTATtctcattttaatgttaacaaatatgcgtaagctatttatagctTACATGTGATAATTCACCAATGTCGCAGTGATGTACTCtccgattttattgcatttacACTTATTTGAAAGGGAtaatactaattttttttattcaaacaggTATGTTATCTCGCGGTTTTGAATATAACAATTagaataagacgctaaattcgCCATAtccttccttaacacccccgctcggagtcaaaatacaaaatatctgatcAATGTAGTATGATACATATAGactctgtataaataaaaattcattttccccttggatattcttatgtttataatcaagtcccttttctaacaggatcaTTTTATAGTCATAGCACATGTCGAGCATCGCAATTTTCAACAAGATCctgttgtatatatatatatattggattTAAACTTACATTAAACTCCTAACCCCTAGTAAGGCCCAAGAAACGTTAAAGGACCAAAGTCTAAACTATTTTCAAGAATcagcaatttttcaaaatgcttgcaaacatgtacaagtaaaaccatattttataacatatcagtttttgtaaattaaaatgttttccattgtaaaactggatccccaatgtggcctcaccgtaCGTCTGccttaaaatattgaattaaacgAATAGAATTTATGCCACCTTAGGTTGCTTTTACTAAAGCTACAATTTTTGGCAAATGGTTTTATgaagaagatttaaaagatttttcgatatatatttatgtgtaacctcccccccccccccccccccccccagtcgTGTCCCAATGTTACCCCCggagattttgatttgaataaacttgaatctacccagTCCCTACCTGagaatacttccacacaagtttcagctttcttggccaatcagagttttgagaagaagatttttaaatatttttctctagGTATTCTGATGTAAAGATACCTACTGTACCGATCAGACTCAACCTAACATCACAGTAAACCCCAACCAAAACCCGTGTTTACTTTTAGTTTTTTTGTTTGGGATTTACAacgggtttactttttgaaaatttgtgtcCAGTTGAGGTTTACATTGGgaccactcggggtttactttagGTTTGCTTTTTGGATCCTCTTAAAACATTGAAATGTGATGTAGACCCGTCTTTTATCTAAGTATCTAACTGCTGTTATTCCTACACCTTGTATGttccaaatatacatgtagcgtCTGCCTAAGCGATCTACTTCTGATCGGTTATTACTCTCTCGGTTTACTTTGGAtttaccctgggtttacttgagtttactctgggtttgctctagtaaacccaaagtaaaccctaaGGTAACCCCGGAAGTAAACTCAACGTTTAGTTGGAGTTTACTTTTTGTAAGGTTGGTTTAGATCGgtacagtattttaaaatacaatccccattgtggccaaaatctatccccgggggtcataattttGAATCAACATAAACTGTGTTTTAcataagtttaagctttcctgggtgattagtttctaagaagaagatttttcttaaagatTTAGTCTATATATTACTAGGTAAAAATTCGACCTCCATAGTAGCCCTATCCCgtcctcgggggtcatgattttcacaactttgaattcacACTAGCAGTGGACGTTTCCATATAACACGCTCTCTGCcatatttggttgaaattggtcaagtggttcttgagaagatgttgaaaatgtgataCACAGACGGACCAACGGAccacagacaaaatgtgataagaaaagctcacttaagctttcagttcaggtgagctaataactCAAGTATTTATTTTGGAAAGTAAAGGATGGCTTTTTTTTATAGTGACATTGAACTTGCACAAATTTTAGCTTCTTAGCTTCTTATCATTTTCCATTACAAGATTTGGCTTAAAAAGGAAttgtccattttttaaaataaggacAATGAACGTACACAACTGAACCTTACAACATCCTCAGGTCAAAAGCAATTTTTATGTGAAGTAGGAATTTCCAatttttctccataagaaaggcATAAAGCAAACACTAATTAAGACCTCTTTCTTCTTTTAATGACCTTAAACTTGCCCCAAATATCTTGGCTCAAAATCATAACACACTAGCAGGTATTAAGCAATCTATGTGTGATGAAAGAACTTCCAACATTTTTCCATAACAGAGGTATAGACCGAACCCGAATTTGTACTTTTCCTTCCAGTGACCTTAAACTTGCTCAAATGATCTTGGGACAAAATCCGAGACACACCTTCatgtcataagcaatctttgtgtgtattataagaaagatatagaccggacacgattCCTACACTAATTCAATGTGAAATTGATTGTTTCTTTCTGCGAAGTGCACAAGTAAATTAATAAAACCAAAATGAGTATTCTTGTTTAGCTGTGAGAAGAAGTTTATGATGTCTGGTAATCAGCTGCAATAAGCAGATCGAGACCGAATATGACATTTTGCCCTTGCTACTTTCACTTTCGGATTCCACTGTTTGTTACAATTgagattaaaattaataaagtgcgtaaaatgtgttgaattTATGTCAAGTTTCataaacggggggggggggggggggggggggtgacatgCCTTTGTAGTACAGTCGatgtgtttttccgagctctgcCGGAAAGGTCCGAGAAGTTGTGATTgtgtttgttaatatttttgggGATCTTGATCACGATTTTTATTGACTTCTatattgagaaaaatatatctgctttatttcatatttttaatctacatgtatcaatatatttatttgaaagagATTATTACACTTAAAATCTACTATTCAAAATCTACTAAACAATATTATGCCTTG containing:
- the LOC105339593 gene encoding uncharacterized protein isoform X3, whose protein sequence is MADDLDNAQSYWSAQAAFEAEKNRQLRYQHGKGPCNVFILDTSLSLGIEGFIQMRKTFSTIIDEFAKHSDVDENVAVIVCGLQTKVHRYYSNNYDDIKHSLDDVEFGGPSPLTAAFFLSIGCVKDGAGHTYKMGAYEVYPRIILISDGRPTDFTNFIESDRYGEESPHNNTERDINFLMQLTRKIGRTHPIFCIPVGRDPDITTLETISAESRGGKIVHSDDAAQFAKYSQNIRTASMLSFTVENDGDDKERIMMSLVCTFPDRVFTEKDQKDILELCSRKSSFLPPDEKDEVGIDTDYAFKEKNPHMPPLGSRVKRGRDWRYENQDDYGPGTVIGHSKREEWLIVEWDTGSRRSYRFGTTGTPSDKYDVELCCEPRVLFNELIATGCLVTRGKDWIWGNQDEGAGNIGSVLVFQSSGAVLVRWPHGLIKEYRFGRDGCFDLEIIDPFSPKAMKHLKDQMRKAVSNHIREARSDATEDFGKPSSLSTKPRVECEKTPNVDLLDSPILPVIKGKYFKNNKALHKSADIEIDGPIFTPAIKQWWWKDGEGKWLPFPKEENKRINKCYERYPKSTVVVSIQNQSVVMAKNLVINLTTKNVFQIKLLKHGSSP
- the LOC105339593 gene encoding uncharacterized protein isoform X1 yields the protein MADDLDNAQSYWSAQAAFEAEKNRQLRYQHGKGPCNVFILDTSLSLGIEGFIQMRKTFSTIIDEFAKHSDVDENVAVIVCGLQTKVHRYYSNNYDDIKHSLDDVEFGGPSPLTAAFFLSIGCVKDGAGHTYKMGAYEVYPRIILISDGRPTDFTNFIESDRYGEESPHNNTERDINFLMQLTRKIGRTHPIFCIPVGRDPDITTLETISAESRGGKIVHSDDAAQFAKYSQNIRTASMLSFTVENDGDDKERIMMSLVCTFPDRVFTEKDQKDILELCSRKSSFLPPDEKDEVGIDTDYAFKEKNPHMPPLGSRVKRGRDWRYENQDDYGPGTVIGHSKREEWLIVEWDTGSRRSYRFGTTGTPSDKYDVELCCEPRVLFNELIATGCLVTRGKDWIWGNQDEGAGNIGSVLVFQSSGAVLVRWPHGLIKEYRFGRDGCFDLEIIDPFSPKAMKHLKDQMRKAVSNHIREARSDATEDFGKPSSLSTKPRVECEKTPNVDLLDSPILPVIKGKYFKNNKALHKSADIEIDGPIFTPAIKQWWWKDGEGKWLPFPKEENKRINKCYERYPKSTVVVSIQNQSYRVVMAKNLVINLTTKNVFQIKLLKHGSSP
- the LOC105339593 gene encoding uncharacterized protein isoform X2, which encodes MADDLDNAQSYWSAQAAFEAEKNRQLRYQHGKGPCNVFILDTSLSLGIEGFIQMRKTFSTIIDEFAKHSDVDENVAVIVCGLQTKVHRYYSNNYDDIKHSLDDVEFGGPSPLTAAFFLSIGCVKDGAGHTYKMGAYEVYPRIILISDGRPTDFTNFIESDRYGEESPHNNTERDINFLMQLTRKIGRTHPIFCIPVGRDPDITTLETISAESRGGKIVHSDDAAQFAKYSQNIRTASMLSFTVENDGDDKERIMMSLVCTFPDRVFTEKDQDILELCSRKSSFLPPDEKDEVGIDTDYAFKEKNPHMPPLGSRVKRGRDWRYENQDDYGPGTVIGHSKREEWLIVEWDTGSRRSYRFGTTGTPSDKYDVELCCEPRVLFNELIATGCLVTRGKDWIWGNQDEGAGNIGSVLVFQSSGAVLVRWPHGLIKEYRFGRDGCFDLEIIDPFSPKAMKHLKDQMRKAVSNHIREARSDATEDFGKPSSLSTKPRVECEKTPNVDLLDSPILPVIKGKYFKNNKALHKSADIEIDGPIFTPAIKQWWWKDGEGKWLPFPKEENKRINKCYERYPKSTVVVSIQNQSYRVVMAKNLVINLTTKNVFQIKLLKHGSSP